One Perca flavescens isolate YP-PL-M2 chromosome 9, PFLA_1.0, whole genome shotgun sequence genomic window carries:
- the c9h1orf52 gene encoding UPF0690 protein C1orf52 homolog codes for MTEEKKSGLGFFSSYDDLSDSSGGSDSDQDEDSRKKKQGTDGPGNGAQSSQQGTKRAAGGAPLPKPHELFGSVSKPAFLYNPLNKQIDWESLTVKAPEEPAREFKPWKTNAVPPPESYTTEPEKKKGAPPGMDMAIKWSNVYEDNGEDAPQPFSGNARFLPAEEELSESDEESDKLDLSAKKRRVETFQQKEKRKRDMGQATSDKNFVEEEKRILRQNVD; via the exons ATGACAGAAGAAAAGAAGTCGGGCCTGGGCTTCTTTTCGAGCTACGACGATTTGAGCGACAGCAGCGGTGGCAGCGACTCCGACCAGGACGAAGATAGTCGGAAGAAGAAACAGGGGACAGACGGTCCGGGAAACGGGGCTCAGTCCTCCCAACAAGGGACCAAACGAGCCGCCGGTGGAGCACCGTTACCCAAACCTCACGAGCTCTTCGGCTCCGTGTCCAAGCCCGCTTTCCTCTACAACCCGCTGAATAAGCAGATAGACTGGGAGAGTCTCACGGTCAAAGCTCCTGAAGAG CCTGCCAGAGAGTTTAAGCCATGGAAGACAAACGCTGTACCCCCTCCTGAGAGCTACACCACGGagccagagaagaagaagggggCTCCCCCAGGCATGGACATGGCAATAAAGTGGTCCAATGTGTATGAGGACAATGGGGAAGATGCACCACAGCCTTTCTCTGGCAATGCCCGGTTCTTACCCGCAGAGGAGGAACTCTCTGAATCAG ATGAGGAATCTGATAAGCTAGACCTGTCTGCCAAGAAACGTCGAGTAGAGACCTTCCAGcagaaggagaagaggaagagggacaTGGGACAAGCAACCTCTGACAAGAATTTCgtagaggaggagaaaaggatCCTCAGGCAAAATGTTGATTGA